Proteins encoded within one genomic window of Triticum aestivum cultivar Chinese Spring chromosome 2D, IWGSC CS RefSeq v2.1, whole genome shotgun sequence:
- the LOC123051489 gene encoding uncharacterized protein, with translation MACGRAHTRWHAEERTQDGLIRHPKDSLLWKDFDEKNKDFAKDNRNLKLVVRADGFNPFRSMNLSYSIWPVLLIPYNFPPWMIMKQSNFILSLLIPGRNSPGSDIDVYLEPLVDDMVDMFLDGVRTYDASTGEYFQFHAAIICTITDKPGLGSLVACASSGEGACPECHSQLCSLRLKNGSKTCYMGHRRFLHADHPLRYDTRTFGDIERGTAAVPLSGRQILELTENMQTKFGKDPITKKPRTKKRKKGDPLIIWKRKSIWFKLPYWKDLKMHHNFDVMHIEKNVCENIVNTLLAVNGKTKDNINSRYDLQALSIRKDLQPIDLDDDEVFFPPAPYTMESDQQRTFCKVFKNAMFHNGYASDIRRNVHFKEKKITGLKSHDNHVLLQDLLPLAVRRTLPERVSAVLIRVSRFFKRMYSQVIRISDMQRLQDEIAETLSLLEAIFLPSFFDIMVHLMVHLPAQAMIASPVHFRSMWAVERYIGKLKGHVHTRSHV, from the coding sequence ATGGCATGCGGAAGAGCGCACACAAGATGGCATGCGGAAGAGCGCACACAAGATGGCTTGATTAGGCATCCTAAAGATTCCCTCCTTTGGAAAGATTTTGATGAAAAAAATAAAGATTTTGCAAAAGACAACAGAAATCTTAAGCTTGTAGTACGTGCCGATGGTTTTAATCCGTTTAGATCCATGAATCTCAGCTATAGCATTTGGCCAGTATTATTGATTCCTTATAACTTTCCACCCTGGATGATTATGAAGCAATCAAATTTCATCCTATCACTGTTGATTCCTGGCAGAAATTCTCCTGGTAGTGATATTGATGTCTATCTTGAGCCACTAGTTGATGATATGGTAGATATGTTTCTTGATGGTGTTAGGACCTATGATGCTTCAACCGGAGAGTATTTTCAGTTTCATGCTGCCATAATATGCACAATTACGGATAAACCAGGTCTTGGGTCTTTGGTTGCCTGTGCTTCCTCTGGAGAAGGAGCTTGCCCTGAATGCCACTCTCAATTATGTTCTCTTAGGCTAAAAAATGGTAGCAAGACTTGCTATATGGGGCATCGTAGGTTCTTACATGCAGATCACCCCTTGAGGTATGATACACGCACATTTGGTGACATAGAACGTGGGACAGCAGCCGTTCCACTTTCCGGTAGGCAAATCTTAGAGCTGACAGAAAATATGCAAACCAAGTTTGGGAAGGATCCTATAACGAAGAAGCCTAGAACTAAGAAACGCAAGAAAGGGGATCCGCTGATCATTTGGAAAAGAAAGTCTATTTGGTTTAAACTACCATATTGGAAGGATTTGAAGATGCATCATAACTTCGATGTCATGCACATAGAAAAAAATGTGTGTGAGAACATAGTTAACACTTTGTTGGCAGTCAATGGAAAAACCAAGGATAATATTAATTCTCGATATGACCTTCAAGCACTCAGTATTAGAAAGGATCTTCAacctattgatcttgatgatgatgAAGTTTTTTTTCCTCCGGCACCTTACACAATGGAATCTGATCAGCAGAGGACATTTTGCAAAGTATTTAAAAATGCCATGTTTCATAATGGTTATGCATCTGACATACGCCGTAATGTGCATTTTAAGGAGAAAAAGATAACTGGGCTAAAGAGCCATGACAACCATGTCCTTTTGCAAGACTTGCTGCCACTTGCAGTGAGAAGAACATTACCAGAAAGAGTGAGTGCGGTACTGATTCGTGTGAGCAGATTTTTCAAGCGAATGTACTCACAGGTTATTCGCATAAGTGACATGCAAAGGTTGCAGGATGAAATAGCTGAGACCTTGAGCCTTCTTGAGGCCATATTCCTCCCATCATTTTTCGATATTATGGTGCATTTGATGGTTCATCTTCCAGCACAAGCAATGATAGCTAGTCCAGTACATTTTCGCAGCATGTGGGCTGTAGAGAGGTATATAGGAAAGCTCAAGGGACATGTCCACACCAGAAGTCATGTGTAA
- the LOC123051488 gene encoding uncharacterized protein isoform X1 — translation MQEDMEANKAAKKKRKAPSSAPVSANEGRVLRSRVSKDQDHVDPEHQPSKEITRELDDDGSQKKGGRKITRKANIYARLNQPKIHIPLNGDGQHVGPDATEFANFIGTLVRKHIPPAELDWRDVDVEKKLLVWETLKAFYELDSTALSFVINTSHIKWKDWKSDLKRYKFDAALTDAQLMKRRDSRISEADWKTLITYWRSSAFENRANAVPHTSGSKSHARVANEMAVKLGHDPRRDEVYIETHTCKKGERKGSYVPQAAATIKELIESAEKHPEWKDKSIKEGDLFARVCGLKEPRGRVRVLGLGPTPQDLGTPGTRGKLSTRVLVAMEGRREAENRFNMLQGHVQQMEERMNRMELMLASQGRHNLETPISQHGSNSRQNSGVEAEEDNDAEEDVEQDDEEPFVHRRVVAKPSARSSSAHEDESLIGMDVLLYAWTGPETPVAKATIISVDPDTMVGGEPLGPATYEVLVNVAIRRDATVPYEYDGLQIIADAVTRTIAWPSSKMKPYKPGASSSSRR, via the exons ATGCAGGAAGATATGGAAGCAAACAAAGccgccaaaaagaaaagaaag GCACCCTCCAGCGCACCTGTAAGCGCGAATGAAGGACGTGTTTTGAGGTCTAGGGTATCAAAAGATCAAGATCATGTTGATCCTGAGCATCAGCCTTCCAAAG AGATTACTCGTGAGCTGGATGATGATGGTAGTCAAAAGAAAGGTGGAAGAAAAATTACTCGAAAGGCTAACATATATGCAAGGTTGAATCAACCCAAAATCCATATTCCACTTAATGGGGATGGGCAGCATGTTGGGCCAGATGCAACTGAATTTGCCAATTTCATTGGTACTTTGGTGAGGAAGCATATACCACCTGCAGAGTTAGACTGGCGAGATGTTGATGTAGAAAAAAAGTTGTTAGTGTGGGAGACCTTGAAG GCATTTTATGAGCTGGACTCAACTGCTTTGAGCTTTGTTATCAACACTTCACACATAAAATGGAAGGATTGGAAGTCAGATTTAAAGAGGTACAAGTTTGATGCTGCGCTCACTGATGCACAACTTATGAAAAGACGTGACAGCAGAATTAGTGAAGCTGACTGGAAGACCCTTATTACTTATTGGAGATCTTCGGCATTTGAA AATCGTGCCAATGCAGTACCTCATACATCTGGCAGCAAGAGTCATGCCCGTGTTGCCAATGAAATG GCTGTCAAACTTGGGCATGATCCTCGGAGAGATGAAGTTTATATCGAAACACATACATGCAAGaaaggggaaaggaaagggagtTATGTGCCGCAGGCAGCAGCAACAATT AAAGAACTCATAGAGAGTGCTGAAAAACACCCTGAATGGAAGGACAAAAGCATTAAAGAAGGTGATCTGTTTGCACGTGTATGTGGACTGAAGGAGCCCAGGGGTCGTGTCCGTGTGTTAGGTCTAGGGCCAACACCTCAAGATTTGGGCACACCGGGTACACGGGGTAAACTGAGCACAAGAGTTCTAGTTGCAATGGAAGGGCGCCGAGAAGCTGAAAATCGCTTTAACATGCTCCAGGGGCATGTGCAACAAATGGAGGAACGAATGAACCGAATGGAATTGATGTTAGCTTCACAAGGAAGGCATAATCTGGAAACTCCTATCTCGCAGCACGGTTCCAATTCTCGACAA AACTCCGGAGTTGAAGCTGAGGAAGATAACGatgctgaagaagatgttgaacaGGATGATGAAGAGCCATTTGTTCATAGAAGAGTTGTTGCAAAGCCCTCTGCAAGAAGCTCATCAGCCCATGAAGATGAAAGCCTT ATTGGTATGGATGTGCTTCTATATGCATGGACTGGTCCTGAAACTCCTGTTGCCAAGGCAACGATTATCTCAGTTGACCCAGACACTATGGTGGGCGGAGAGCCCCTTGGACCAGCAACTTATGAGGTTCTTGTCAATGTTGCTATCAGAAGGGATGCCACTGTGCCTTATGAATATGATGGTTTACAAATTATCGCTGATGCTGTCACAAGGACCATTGCATGGCCATCTAGCAAG ATGAAACCCTACAAACCAGGGGCATCTTCCTCATCCCGCCGCTAA
- the LOC123051488 gene encoding uncharacterized protein isoform X2 — translation MQEDMEANKAAKKKRKAPSSAPVSANEGRVLRSRVSKDQDHVDPEHQPSKEITRELDDDGSQKKGGRKITRKANIYARLNQPKIHIPLNGDGQHVGPDATEFANFIGTLVRKHIPPAELDWRDVDVEKKLLVWETLKAFYELDSTALSFVINTSHIKWKDWKSDLKRYKFDAALTDAQLMKRRDSRISEADWKTLITYWRSSAFEAVKLGHDPRRDEVYIETHTCKKGERKGSYVPQAAATIKELIESAEKHPEWKDKSIKEGDLFARVCGLKEPRGRVRVLGLGPTPQDLGTPGTRGKLSTRVLVAMEGRREAENRFNMLQGHVQQMEERMNRMELMLASQGRHNLETPISQHGSNSRQNSGVEAEEDNDAEEDVEQDDEEPFVHRRVVAKPSARSSSAHEDESLIGMDVLLYAWTGPETPVAKATIISVDPDTMVGGEPLGPATYEVLVNVAIRRDATVPYEYDGLQIIADAVTRTIAWPSSKMKPYKPGASSSSRR, via the exons ATGCAGGAAGATATGGAAGCAAACAAAGccgccaaaaagaaaagaaag GCACCCTCCAGCGCACCTGTAAGCGCGAATGAAGGACGTGTTTTGAGGTCTAGGGTATCAAAAGATCAAGATCATGTTGATCCTGAGCATCAGCCTTCCAAAG AGATTACTCGTGAGCTGGATGATGATGGTAGTCAAAAGAAAGGTGGAAGAAAAATTACTCGAAAGGCTAACATATATGCAAGGTTGAATCAACCCAAAATCCATATTCCACTTAATGGGGATGGGCAGCATGTTGGGCCAGATGCAACTGAATTTGCCAATTTCATTGGTACTTTGGTGAGGAAGCATATACCACCTGCAGAGTTAGACTGGCGAGATGTTGATGTAGAAAAAAAGTTGTTAGTGTGGGAGACCTTGAAG GCATTTTATGAGCTGGACTCAACTGCTTTGAGCTTTGTTATCAACACTTCACACATAAAATGGAAGGATTGGAAGTCAGATTTAAAGAGGTACAAGTTTGATGCTGCGCTCACTGATGCACAACTTATGAAAAGACGTGACAGCAGAATTAGTGAAGCTGACTGGAAGACCCTTATTACTTATTGGAGATCTTCGGCATTTGAA GCTGTCAAACTTGGGCATGATCCTCGGAGAGATGAAGTTTATATCGAAACACATACATGCAAGaaaggggaaaggaaagggagtTATGTGCCGCAGGCAGCAGCAACAATT AAAGAACTCATAGAGAGTGCTGAAAAACACCCTGAATGGAAGGACAAAAGCATTAAAGAAGGTGATCTGTTTGCACGTGTATGTGGACTGAAGGAGCCCAGGGGTCGTGTCCGTGTGTTAGGTCTAGGGCCAACACCTCAAGATTTGGGCACACCGGGTACACGGGGTAAACTGAGCACAAGAGTTCTAGTTGCAATGGAAGGGCGCCGAGAAGCTGAAAATCGCTTTAACATGCTCCAGGGGCATGTGCAACAAATGGAGGAACGAATGAACCGAATGGAATTGATGTTAGCTTCACAAGGAAGGCATAATCTGGAAACTCCTATCTCGCAGCACGGTTCCAATTCTCGACAA AACTCCGGAGTTGAAGCTGAGGAAGATAACGatgctgaagaagatgttgaacaGGATGATGAAGAGCCATTTGTTCATAGAAGAGTTGTTGCAAAGCCCTCTGCAAGAAGCTCATCAGCCCATGAAGATGAAAGCCTT ATTGGTATGGATGTGCTTCTATATGCATGGACTGGTCCTGAAACTCCTGTTGCCAAGGCAACGATTATCTCAGTTGACCCAGACACTATGGTGGGCGGAGAGCCCCTTGGACCAGCAACTTATGAGGTTCTTGTCAATGTTGCTATCAGAAGGGATGCCACTGTGCCTTATGAATATGATGGTTTACAAATTATCGCTGATGCTGTCACAAGGACCATTGCATGGCCATCTAGCAAG ATGAAACCCTACAAACCAGGGGCATCTTCCTCATCCCGCCGCTAA